A segment of the Asinibacterium sp. OR53 genome:
AGCATCTGTTACCATACCGATCTTTTGCAGCGCCGGCGCTAATGCAGCTGCCTGGTCTGTGAAATGCCCCTTGCCATCGTTGATCAGTAAATAGCTTGGTGGTGTTTCAGGATAACGGCCCGGGATCACACGGCCGCCTACAAAAAGATCGGGCTTACCATCTCCATTTACATCCGCTACGCGTGCGCAGCTTTTACTTACATGCATTACCGGTAATGCATCGGCTGCTTTGGTGAAATGTCCTTTTCCATCGTTCAGGTACAAACGATCCTGCAACAATGGATCATTTTCTGTGTATTGATGATACCCGCCGCTTACTACATACAGATCAACAAACCCGTCGCCATTCGCATCGAAGAAAACAGCGTCGGCATCTTCACTTTGTTTGTCGGCTTCAAATGCCGGTTCTGCTTTTTGAACAAAGCGGCCGTCTTTTTGTTGCAAATACAATGCACCGGCCTGTCCGCTTCCCCCTCCTGCATATATATCTTCCAATCCATCGCCATTTACATCGGCCTTTACAAGACAGGGGCCGGAGAACGACAATGGGTTCACCAGTAAAGGTTGTCTTTTGAAATCGTTGATGGTATTGGTTGCGCTGTGAAATGCGATAGGTGATGCAACAGCATGGAACAAAGGAGCAACCGGTATGGAAGGATGATATGCTTCGGTTGCATTTTTTTCCTGCAGCACCAACAGCTTATCGGGCTGCACTTTTATGAGCACCTGTTGTTTGCCGCTTTGCCATACGATGCGCAATGAATCGATGGTGGTATCTGCACCCAATCCGAAATGTAAAACAGGTGTTACACTCGACTGGTAGCCTCTTGCCGGCATCTGCTCTACATATTGCTTCCTTCCTTTATTATAAAGTGTAACCGCGGCACCCAATCCCTGTGTATTCAAGCCTGACCCTTCCAGTTTTACCGACAAATAATGTGCGTTCTTCTTTTGGTTGGCTTCGTTGCGATAAATAAATGCAGGTTGGTTGATGTTGTTGACGATCAGATCGAGGTCGCCATCATTGTCCAGGTCGGCATAAGCTGCTCCATTGCTGTTCGAAGCAGAACGGATACCCCATTGCTGACTGGTATTACTAAAACTGAGGTCGCCATTGTTTTTGAAAAAATAACTGGTTACCGACGAAGAGGGCATATGTTGGATGATCTCCAGCACATCTTCCCGTTTGAGCCTGCCCTTGCTCTGCGTATAATCGTTCATGTACTTGAGAAAATCCATATTGGTATAGTCACGCAAGTAACCGTTGGTAACAAAAAGGTCTTTCCATCCATCGTTATCATAATCGGCAAAGAGCGGCGACCAGCTCCAGTCGGTATTGGAGATGCCTGATAGTTGTCCTATTTCGCTGAAACTGCCATCGCCATTGTTGATGTGCAGCATATTGCGCATGTACTGGTAATAAAAACCTGTGCGCAGGGTAAGATCAAATTTTTCGTAGTTATCGGGAGCAAGTAATAATTTTTGCCGGCGATTGTCTTCCGGTAACATATCCAGTGTGAAGATATCGGGTAGCCCATCGTTGTTCACATCGGCCACATTGTTGCCCATCGAAAACTGGGATGTATGTCCCAGGCTGGAAGAAAGTTTATTGGTGAACGTGCCGTTGTGGTTGTTGATGTATAAAAAATCGGGCACGGTATAATCATTCGAAACATAAATATCGGGCCAGCCATCGCCGTTGATATCGGAGATACCGGCGCCGAGTCCGTAAGATAAAGCAGAACTACCGAGTCCGGCCTGTGCCGTAACGTCGCTGAAATGCCCCTTATCATTGCGATACAAACGAATGCCGGTGGAAGGATCATCCTTTTTCAATAAGGCAGCGGTAGCTGCTTCATCGAGTACGGGCAGGGAATTGGGGTTGTGGTTGAGCAGGAGCATATCGAGGTCGCCATCCCGGTCGTAATCGAAAAAATAAGCTTGTGTACTGTACGACGAATCGGCCAGTCCATATTGATGCGCCTGTTCACTGAAGTGCGGAATACCCTGTGCATCATTCCCATCATTGATGAACAATTGGTTCTCTCTTTTAGGTCCGTGCAGTTTGCCCGAATAACAAACATAGATATCGGTTCTGCCATCGCCATTGATGTCTACCATGGTAATACCTGTTTTCCATGGACCCGGTCTGCCGCTCACTCCGGCCGCTTCGGTAATATCCTGGAACTGCATTTGTCCTTTGTTGAGGTACAGCTTGTTATCTGTCATGTTACCGGTAAAATACAGGTCCTGCAAACCATCTCCGTTCACATCGCCTACCGCCACACCGCCTCCGTTGTAGAAATATTCATACATGAGCACGTTGGTGTTGAGGCCTTCATTCAGCGTGTTGCTGAAATCTACATGCGTTTGTTCGGGTGTAAGTAAAGTGAAAAGCGGATGAGAGGAAGATGCCTGTTCATTTTTACATCCGGCCATCAGCGTGATAACAACTGCGAGCAGGCAACAGGAAAAACGGGTAAGGGGTGATCGGTTCAACATGCCAGGTTTTTAAGTACGTCAATATTCATAAAAATCTATGCCGGTGCGTTACCGCCCGGCATAGATCGACTTCGATACTATTTGTTTGCCCCTTAATAACCCGGATTCTGAATCAGTTTGTTGTTCTTATTCATTTCATCCAGGACGATGGGCAGGAAATACATCTTATCCAGCCATTGCCTGTTTTCGAGGCTATTATCTACAACCGGTTTATAGGTATAGTTGTACAA
Coding sequences within it:
- a CDS encoding VCBS repeat-containing protein, with amino-acid sequence MLNRSPLTRFSCCLLAVVITLMAGCKNEQASSSHPLFTLLTPEQTHVDFSNTLNEGLNTNVLMYEYFYNGGGVAVGDVNGDGLQDLYFTGNMTDNKLYLNKGQMQFQDITEAAGVSGRPGPWKTGITMVDINGDGRTDIYVCYSGKLHGPKRENQLFINDGNDAQGIPHFSEQAHQYGLADSSYSTQAYFFDYDRDGDLDMLLLNHNPNSLPVLDEAATAALLKKDDPSTGIRLYRNDKGHFSDVTAQAGLGSSALSYGLGAGISDINGDGWPDIYVSNDYTVPDFLYINNHNGTFTNKLSSSLGHTSQFSMGNNVADVNNDGLPDIFTLDMLPEDNRRQKLLLAPDNYEKFDLTLRTGFYYQYMRNMLHINNGDGSFSEIGQLSGISNTDWSWSPLFADYDNDGWKDLFVTNGYLRDYTNMDFLKYMNDYTQSKGRLKREDVLEIIQHMPSSSVTSYFFKNNGDLSFSNTSQQWGIRSASNSNGAAYADLDNDGDLDLIVNNINQPAFIYRNEANQKKNAHYLSVKLEGSGLNTQGLGAAVTLYNKGRKQYVEQMPARGYQSSVTPVLHFGLGADTTIDSLRIVWQSGKQQVLIKVQPDKLLVLQEKNATEAYHPSIPVAPLFHAVASPIAFHSATNTINDFKRQPLLVNPLSFSGPCLVKADVNGDGLEDIYAGGGSGQAGALYLQQKDGRFVQKAEPAFEADKQSEDADAVFFDANGDGFVDLYVVSGGYHQYTENDPLLQDRLYLNDGKGHFTKAADALPVMHVSKSCARVADVNGDGKPDLFVGGRVIPGRYPETPPSYLLINDGKGHFTDQAAALAPALQKIGMVTDAAWLDMNGDGKKDLVVIGEWMPVSVFINQNGKLENKTKDYFEKEYSGWWNKITVGDFNGDGKPDLVIGNMGLNTQCKASDNEPAEMYYKDFDNNGAIDPILCFYIQGKSYPYVTRDELLDQMSMMRTRFTDYKSYADATIKEVFTPDELKGAGHLQANYLKTAYFEQGADGKFHQKALPVQAQFSPVYTITQLDFDKDGKPDLLLCGNDNHARLRFGKCDANYGVLLKGDGKGHFTYVNQQQSGFQLWGDVRAVLPVNNMLLFGINQEAVKAYQMK